In Bacillus solimangrovi, the DNA window TGATATTGAGAAAAGAAAGGAACAATCGTAATATGACGAAGGATAGAATTCCACGAGTAACCGTCATAGGTGGTGGGACGGGACTATCGGTTCTTCTTCGAGGATTGAAGAAGTTCCCAATAGACATAACAGCAATCGTAACAGTTGCTGACGACGGTGGGAGTTCAGGTCGCCTCCGAGATGAAATGGATATACCACCTCCAGGAGATGTAAGAAATGTAATAGCTGCACTTTCTGAAGTTGAACCACTTCTAGAAGAGTTATTTCAGCATAGATTTACAAATGGAGATGGATTAAATGGTCATCCTTTAGGAAATTTATTTCTTGCAGCAATGACATCTGTAACAGGAGATTTTGTTCATGCGATTCAAGAAACGAGTAAAGTATTGAACGTGAAAGGGAAAGTACTTCCTGCTGCGAATCGAAGCATCGTGCTCCATGCGGAAATGGAAGACGGTTCGATAATTACTGGGGAATCGAAAATTCCAACGTATAATCAGAAGATCAAACGTGTCTTCTTATCACCAGAACATGTTGAACCGTTATCAGAAACAATTGAAGCAATTCAATGTGCTGACTTAATCGTAATCGGCCCTGGTAGCTTGTATACGAGCATACTTCCAAACTTACTTGTTCATCACATTGGTGATCAAATTCAGAAAGCAACAGCAAAAAAAGTATATGTTTGTAATGTGATGACACAGGCTGGAGAAACGGTTGGTTATTCAGCAAGCCAACATGTCAGAGTACTCTATGACCATATGAAAACTCCATTTCTTGATTATGCAATTGTTAATAATGAACCAGTATCTAACTTTATTCTAAAGCGTTATGAGCTTGAAGAATCAGTGCCTGTTGAACCTGATATTGATAAAGTTGAAGCGTTAGGCTTGCATGTTTTTAGTGATAATTTTATTCTAGAACAAAATGAAATGGTTCGTCATGATACAGATAAAGTTGCAAACTTACTGTATCGTTTGTTGAATCGACAAGTCTATCACGTTTCAGATGGTTCTAGGAAACCTACTGCAAGACTTAGAAAGCTTGGAGATGTTTAGGTGTATGAGTCATAAGTGAGGAGAGAAGGTACGTTCTCACTTATGACAAGCAACAAATATAGAAGGGGGTGTTGGCAATAGTATGTCATTTGCATCAGAGACAAAAAAGGAATTAACACATATTGAAATTGACGGTTGTTGTGCAAAAGCTGAACTTTCAGCTCTTATTCGAATGAATGGTACACTTTCATTTGCTAATAGACAGATAGGGCTTGACGTACAAACAGAAAATGCAGCCATCGCTCGCCGAATATATACATTATTAAAAAGGCAATATGATGTAGGTGTGGAACTTCTCGTTCGAAAGAAGATGCGCCTGAAAAAAAATAATGTTTATATTGTCCGTTTAACAAACCGTGCTCGCGAAGTATTAGAAGAGTTAGGAATACTTGGAGATGGATTTACGTTTATTCGTACAATCTCTAAAGCGTTTACAAAGAAAAAATGTTGTAAACGAGCTTACTTAAGGGGAGCATTCTTAGCGGGGGGTTCTGTTAATAACCCTGAAACCTCTTCTTACCATTTAGAGATTTTCTCTCTGTATGAAGAACATAATCACTCATTATGTGAATTAATGAACGCTTTCAACCTTAATGCTAAAACATTGGAAAGAAAAAAAGGGTTTATCACTTATTTAAAAGAAGGCGAAAAAATTACTGAACTGCTAAACATCATTGGTGCACACCAAGCGTTATTACATTTTGAAGATGTTCGAATTGTTAGAGATATGAGGAATTCGGTAAATCGACTTGTCAATTGTGAAACAGCAAACTTGAATAAGACAATTGGTGCATCTATGAGACAAGTAGAGAATATTCGCTTTATCAAAGATACAGTTGGATTAGATGTTTTGCCTCAAAAACTACGTGAAATCGCTGAACTACGATACGAGTACCAAGATGTTACGTTAAAAGAGCTTGGAGAAATGGTGGAAAGTGGGAAGATTAGTAAATCAGGTATTAATCATCGTCTTCGTAAAATTGATGAGCTAGCAAATAAATTGCGTCAGGGAGAATCGATTGTTACAAACTCCAATTAAATCACCAAAATGTTGAAACTTTGGCGAAGAATATAATGTAATCAGGAATAATAAAGGGGGTTGGTCGTAATGGTAGAAAAAAAAGTAGAAGTTTTATTGAAATCAGGCTTACAGGCTCGTCCGGCAGCAATGTTTGTGCAAGAAGCAAATCGATATAAATCTGAAGTATTTTTAGAAAAAGACGGTAAAAAAGTTAACGCTAAAAGCATAATGGGATTAATGAGCTTAGCGGTGAGTTCAGGAACTGAAGTAACTTTGATTGCTGATGGTACTGATGAATCATTAGCAGTAGACGCATTAGTTAATTTTGTTACAAAATCAGAATAATATAAGAAAGCCCTCCAAATAGGAGGGCTTTCTTATATTAATTATTGTTCAGAAGTAAGAACTTTATCTACTAGACCATATTCAACAGCTTCTTGAGCTGACATGAAATTATCGCGGTCTGTGTCACGCTCAATAATATCAAGCGGTTGACCTGTACGTTCAGAAAGAATCGTGTTTAACTTTTCTCTCATTTGGATGATGCGGCGAGCGTGGATTTCTATATCTGATGCTTGACCTTGCGTACCACCTAATGGTTGGTGAATCATTACTTCGCTATTAGGAAGTGCAAAACGTTTGCCTTCTTCCCCGGCAGCAAGTAAGAATGCACCCATCGATGCAGCCATTCCAATACAAATTGTTGATACTTTTGGTTTAATGAATTGCATTGTATCGTAGATTGCCATTCCTGCTGTAATTGATCCACCTGGACTGTTAATGTATATTGATATGTCTTTCTCAGAATCTTCAGCAGTTAAGAAAAGTAGCTGTGAAACGATTGAATTTGCGACATTATCATCAATTGCTGAACCAAGCATAATAATACGATCCTTCAATAGACGAGAATAAATGTCATATGCGCGTTCACCACGGTTTGTTTGTTCAATAACTGTAGGTATTAAATTCATTTGAAAT includes these proteins:
- a CDS encoding gluconeogenesis factor YvcK family protein, translated to MTKDRIPRVTVIGGGTGLSVLLRGLKKFPIDITAIVTVADDGGSSGRLRDEMDIPPPGDVRNVIAALSEVEPLLEELFQHRFTNGDGLNGHPLGNLFLAAMTSVTGDFVHAIQETSKVLNVKGKVLPAANRSIVLHAEMEDGSIITGESKIPTYNQKIKRVFLSPEHVEPLSETIEAIQCADLIVIGPGSLYTSILPNLLVHHIGDQIQKATAKKVYVCNVMTQAGETVGYSASQHVRVLYDHMKTPFLDYAIVNNEPVSNFILKRYELEESVPVEPDIDKVEALGLHVFSDNFILEQNEMVRHDTDKVANLLYRLLNRQVYHVSDGSRKPTARLRKLGDV
- the whiA gene encoding DNA-binding protein WhiA, translated to MSFASETKKELTHIEIDGCCAKAELSALIRMNGTLSFANRQIGLDVQTENAAIARRIYTLLKRQYDVGVELLVRKKMRLKKNNVYIVRLTNRAREVLEELGILGDGFTFIRTISKAFTKKKCCKRAYLRGAFLAGGSVNNPETSSYHLEIFSLYEEHNHSLCELMNAFNLNAKTLERKKGFITYLKEGEKITELLNIIGAHQALLHFEDVRIVRDMRNSVNRLVNCETANLNKTIGASMRQVENIRFIKDTVGLDVLPQKLREIAELRYEYQDVTLKELGEMVESGKISKSGINHRLRKIDELANKLRQGESIVTNSN
- a CDS encoding HPr family phosphocarrier protein, which codes for MVEKKVEVLLKSGLQARPAAMFVQEANRYKSEVFLEKDGKKVNAKSIMGLMSLAVSSGTEVTLIADGTDESLAVDALVNFVTKSE
- the clpP gene encoding ATP-dependent Clp endopeptidase proteolytic subunit ClpP: MNLIPTVIEQTNRGERAYDIYSRLLKDRIIMLGSAIDDNVANSIVSQLLFLTAEDSEKDISIYINSPGGSITAGMAIYDTMQFIKPKVSTICIGMAASMGAFLLAAGEEGKRFALPNSEVMIHQPLGGTQGQASDIEIHARRIIQMREKLNTILSERTGQPLDIIERDTDRDNFMSAQEAVEYGLVDKVLTSEQ